The following proteins come from a genomic window of Diceros bicornis minor isolate mBicDic1 chromosome 4, mDicBic1.mat.cur, whole genome shotgun sequence:
- the WNT2B gene encoding protein Wnt-2b isoform X2 produces MLRPSGAEEAAQLPPRRARAPVPAPAPRPAAPDGSRALPRLSLACLLLLLLLTLPARVDTSWWYIGALGARVICDNIPGLVSRQRQLCQRYPDIMRSVGEGAREWIRECQHQFRHHRWNCTTLDRDHTVFGRVMLRSSREAAFVYAISSAGVVHAITRACSQGELSVCSCDPYTRGRHHDQRGDFDWGGCSDNIHYGVRFAKAFVDAKEKRLKDARALMNLHNNRCGRTAVRRFLKLECKCHGVSGSCTLRTCWRALSDFRRTGDYLRRRYDGAVQVTATQDGANFTAARQGYRRATRTDLVYFDNSPDYCVLDKAAGSLGTAGRVCSKTSKGTDGCEIMCCGRGYDTTRVTRVTQCECKFHWCCAVRCKECRNTVDVHTCKAPKKAEWLDQT; encoded by the exons atgctgaggccgagtGGTGCGGAGGAAGCCGCGCAGCTCCCCCCTCGGCGCGCCCGCGCCCCTGTCCCCGCGCCCGCGCCCAGACCCGCGGCCCCCGACGGCTCTCGGGCTTTGCCCCGCCTAAGTCTTGCCtgccttctgctgctgctgctgctgactcTGCCGGCCCGCGTAGACACATCCTGGTG GTACATCGGGGCACTGGGGGCCCGAGTGATCTGTGACAATATCCCTGGTCTGGTGAGCCGGCAGCGGCAGCTGTGCCAGCGTTACCCAGACATCATGCGCTCAGTGGGCGAGGGGGCCCGAGAATGGATCCGAGAGTGTCAGCACCAGTTCCGCCACCACCGCTGGAACTGCACCACGCTGGACCGGGACCACACTGTCTTTGGCCGTGTCATGCTCAGAA GTAGCCGGGAGGCAGCATTTGTATATGCCATCTCGTCAGCAGGGGTGGTCCACGCTATCACTCGTGCCTGTAGCCAGGGTGAACTAAGTGTGTGCAGCTGTGACCCCTACACCCGTGGCCGACACCATGACCAACGTGGGGACTTTGACTGGGGTGGCTGTAGTGACAACATCCACTATGGTGTTCGCTTTGCCAAGGCCTTTGTGGATGCCAAGGAGAAGAGGCTTAAGGATGCTCGGGCCCTTATGAACTTACATAACAACCGCTGTGGTCGCACG GCTGTGCGGCGGTTTCTGAAGCTGGAGTGTAAGTGCCATGGCGTGAGTGGCTCCTGTACTCTGCGCACCTGCTGGCGTGCACTCTCAGACTTCCGCCGCACAGGTGATTACCTGCGGCGACGTTATGATGGGGCTGTGCAGGTGACAGCCACTCAGGATGGCGCCAACTTCACAGCAGCCCGCCAAGGCTATCGTCGTGCCACCCGGACTGACCTTGTCTACTTTGACAACTCCCCAGACTACTGTGTCTTGGACAAGGCTGCAG GTTCCCTAGGCACTGCAGGCCGCGTTTGCAGCAAGACATCTAAAGGGACAGACGGTTGTGAAATCATGTGTTGTGGCCGAGGATACGACACAACTCGAGTCACCCGTGTCACCCAGTGTGAGTGCAAATTCCACTGGTGCTGTGCTGTGCGGTGCAAGGAGTGCAGAAACACTGTGGACGTCCATACTTGCAAGGCCCCCAAGAAGGCAGAGTGGCTGGACCAGACCTGA
- the WNT2B gene encoding protein Wnt-2b isoform X1 has product MLRPSGAEEAAQLPPRRARAPVPAPAPRPAAPDGSRALPRLSLACLLLLLLLTLPARVDTSWWKKPSKIDILYNPWKRCLLTSVCVHVPLWSRRYIGALGARVICDNIPGLVSRQRQLCQRYPDIMRSVGEGAREWIRECQHQFRHHRWNCTTLDRDHTVFGRVMLRSSREAAFVYAISSAGVVHAITRACSQGELSVCSCDPYTRGRHHDQRGDFDWGGCSDNIHYGVRFAKAFVDAKEKRLKDARALMNLHNNRCGRTAVRRFLKLECKCHGVSGSCTLRTCWRALSDFRRTGDYLRRRYDGAVQVTATQDGANFTAARQGYRRATRTDLVYFDNSPDYCVLDKAAGSLGTAGRVCSKTSKGTDGCEIMCCGRGYDTTRVTRVTQCECKFHWCCAVRCKECRNTVDVHTCKAPKKAEWLDQT; this is encoded by the exons atgctgaggccgagtGGTGCGGAGGAAGCCGCGCAGCTCCCCCCTCGGCGCGCCCGCGCCCCTGTCCCCGCGCCCGCGCCCAGACCCGCGGCCCCCGACGGCTCTCGGGCTTTGCCCCGCCTAAGTCTTGCCtgccttctgctgctgctgctgctgactcTGCCGGCCCGCGTAGACACATCCTGGTG GAAAAAACCCAGCAAGATTGATATTCTGTACAACCCCTGGAAAAGATGCCTGTTGACTTCTGTGTGTGTCCATGTTCCACTGTGGAGCAGAAG GTACATCGGGGCACTGGGGGCCCGAGTGATCTGTGACAATATCCCTGGTCTGGTGAGCCGGCAGCGGCAGCTGTGCCAGCGTTACCCAGACATCATGCGCTCAGTGGGCGAGGGGGCCCGAGAATGGATCCGAGAGTGTCAGCACCAGTTCCGCCACCACCGCTGGAACTGCACCACGCTGGACCGGGACCACACTGTCTTTGGCCGTGTCATGCTCAGAA GTAGCCGGGAGGCAGCATTTGTATATGCCATCTCGTCAGCAGGGGTGGTCCACGCTATCACTCGTGCCTGTAGCCAGGGTGAACTAAGTGTGTGCAGCTGTGACCCCTACACCCGTGGCCGACACCATGACCAACGTGGGGACTTTGACTGGGGTGGCTGTAGTGACAACATCCACTATGGTGTTCGCTTTGCCAAGGCCTTTGTGGATGCCAAGGAGAAGAGGCTTAAGGATGCTCGGGCCCTTATGAACTTACATAACAACCGCTGTGGTCGCACG GCTGTGCGGCGGTTTCTGAAGCTGGAGTGTAAGTGCCATGGCGTGAGTGGCTCCTGTACTCTGCGCACCTGCTGGCGTGCACTCTCAGACTTCCGCCGCACAGGTGATTACCTGCGGCGACGTTATGATGGGGCTGTGCAGGTGACAGCCACTCAGGATGGCGCCAACTTCACAGCAGCCCGCCAAGGCTATCGTCGTGCCACCCGGACTGACCTTGTCTACTTTGACAACTCCCCAGACTACTGTGTCTTGGACAAGGCTGCAG GTTCCCTAGGCACTGCAGGCCGCGTTTGCAGCAAGACATCTAAAGGGACAGACGGTTGTGAAATCATGTGTTGTGGCCGAGGATACGACACAACTCGAGTCACCCGTGTCACCCAGTGTGAGTGCAAATTCCACTGGTGCTGTGCTGTGCGGTGCAAGGAGTGCAGAAACACTGTGGACGTCCATACTTGCAAGGCCCCCAAGAAGGCAGAGTGGCTGGACCAGACCTGA